In a single window of the Zea mays cultivar B73 chromosome 5, Zm-B73-REFERENCE-NAM-5.0, whole genome shotgun sequence genome:
- the LOC100281550 gene encoding protein kinase precursor, protein MMASPPQTELQAVALALLVLLLAGAAPARAQQEYEANKQNACYATNASSVLGYTCNATTASTPACDSYLIFRSSPTYYNTPVSISYLLNSSVSATAAANAVPSVSPLAPSSLVLVPVPCACTPGGYYQHNSSYTIQFRGETYFIIANITYQGLTTCQALIAHNPLHDSRGLVAGNNLTVPLRCACPSPAQAAKGFKYLLSYLIMWGDDVTSIAARFRADPQAVLDANSLTADDIIFPFTTLLIPLKTAPTLDMLASTAPPPAPTPPQPAPAPSGRSGSGKLVGFGVGLGCGALALAGILGLLFLRARRRQRLPVGESVRQGSKVVIDVSSSADYGALASGKKITNTTTSSMSSAAWSLVASDVRGAVESLTVYKYSELEKATAGFAEEHQVPGTSVYRAVINGDAAAVKRLAGDVSGEVGILMRVNHSCLVRLSGLCVHRGDTYLVFEFAENGALSDWIHGGSGSCSGSNTLRWRQRVQVAFDIADGLNYLHHYTNPPCVHKNLKSSNVLLDADLRAKVSGFGLARAVTAAHGGAQLTGHVVGTQGYLAPEYLEDGLITPKLDVFAFGVVLLELLSGKEAGFADAGTGEEILLCESAEEALVADGGEDMDRAKVRAFMDPRLHGDFPMDLALSMAALALRCVAMEPRARPAMDEVFISLSAVYNSTMDCDPSDYGTSGSSMIGR, encoded by the coding sequence ATGATGGCTTCCCCACCTCAGACGGAGCTCCAAGCGGTAGCGCTCGCgctcctcgtcctcctcctcgcCGGCGCGGCGCCGGCGCGCGCGCAGCAGGAGTACGAGGCCAACAAGCAGAACGCTTGCTATGCCACCAACGCCAGCTCCGTCCTCGGCTACACCTGCAACGCTACCACCGCCTCCACTCCAGCCTGCGACTCCTACCTCATCTTCCGCTCCTCCCCGACCTACTACAacacgccggtctccatctcctaccTCCTCAACTCCTCCGTCTCCGCCACGGCCGCCGCCAACGCCGTCCCGTCGGTGTCCCCGCTCGCGCCCTCCAGCCTCGTCCTGGTCCCCGTCCCCTGCGCCTGCACGCCCGGCGGCTACTACCAGCACAACTCCTCCTATACCATCCAGTTCCGCGGCGAGACCTACTTCATCATCGCCAACATCACCTACCAGGGCCTCACTACCTGTCAGGCGCTCATCGCGCACAACCCGCTCCACGACAGCCGCGGCCTGGTCGCCGGGAACAACCTCACCGTGCCGCTCCGCTGCGCGTGCCCCTCGCCCGCGCAGGCCGCCAAGGGGTTCAAGTACCTGCTCTCCTACCTCATCATGTGGGGCGACGACGTGACCTCCATCGCCGCCAGGTTCCGCGCCGATCCGCAGGCCGTGCTCGACGCCAATAGCCTCACTGCCGACGATATCATATTCCCCTTCACCACGCTGCTCATCCCGCTCAAGACCGCGCCCACGCTGGACATGCTCGCGTCCACGGCGCCGCCGCCGGCCCCGACCCCGCCGcagcccgcgcccgcgccgtcgGGTCGGTCGGGTAGCGGGAAGTTGGTCGGCTTTGGTGTCGGCCTCGGCTGCGGCGCGCTTGCGTTGGCAGGAATTCTGGGCCTGCTCTTCTTACGGGCCAGGCGGCGGCAGCGGCTCCCGGTCGGGGAAAGTGTCCGCCAAGGCAGCAAGGTGGTTATCGACGTGTCATCGTCGGCGGATTACGGCGCGCTGGCGTCGGGGAAGAAGATAACTAATACGACCACCTCTTCGATGTCCTCCGCGGCCTGGTCGCTGGTCGCCAGCGACGTGCGCGGGGCCGTAGAGTCGCTGACGGTGTACAAGTACTCGGAGCTGGAGAAGGCCACCGCGGGGTTCGCGGAGGAGCATCAGGTGCCGGGCACGTCGGTGTACCGGGCCGTCATCAACGGCGACGCGGCGGCGGTGAAGCGGTTGGCCGGCGACGTGAGCGGCGAGGTCGGCATCCTGATGCGCGTCAACCACTCCTGCCTCGTCCGCCTCTCCGGCCTCTGCGTCCACCGCGGCGACACCTACCTCGTCTTCGAGTTTGCGGAGAACGGCGCGCTCAGCGACTGGATCcacggcggcagcggcagctgCAGCGGCAGCAACACCCTCCGGTGGAGGCAGCGCGTGCAGGTGGCGTTCGATATCGCCGACGGGCTCAACTACCTCCACCACTACACGAACCCGCCGTGCGTGCACAAAAACCTCAAGAGCAGCAACGTCCTCCTCGACGCCGACCTCCGCGCCAAAGTGTCGGGCTTCGGGCTGGCGCGCGCGGTCACCGCGGCCCACGGCGGCGCGCAGCTCACGGGCCACGTCGTGGGCACGCAAGGGTACCTCGCTCCCGAGTACCTTGAGGACGGACTCATCACGCCCAAGCTCGATGTGTTCGCCTTCGGGGTCGTCCTCCTCGAGCTGTTGTCCGGGAAGGAGGCCGGGTTCGCGGATGCCGGCACGGGCGAGGAAATCCTGCTGTGCGAGTCCGCGGAGGAGGCGCTGGtggcggacggcggcgaggacatgGACCGCGCCAAGGTGCGCGCGTTCATGGACCCGCGCCTACATGGCGACTTCCCGATGGACCTCGCGCTCTCCATGGCTGCTCTGGCGCTGCGGTGCGTGGCGATGGAGCCCCGGGCGCGACCGGCCATGGACGAGGTGTTCATCTCGCTCTCGGCGGTGTACAACTCGACGATGGATTGCGATCCCTCGGATTACGGCACCTCCGGATCTTCGATGATCGGGCGGTAG